The following coding sequences lie in one Micropterus dolomieu isolate WLL.071019.BEF.003 ecotype Adirondacks linkage group LG15, ASM2129224v1, whole genome shotgun sequence genomic window:
- the LOC123984287 gene encoding G-protein coupled receptor 26-like: protein MDAADIVASVLVLGIIIVSLLSNVVVLICFLYNPEIRKQVPGLFILNLTFCNLLLSVSSMPLTLVGLITKGHPGGSGFCQTVGFLDTFLTTNSMLSMAALSIDRWVAVVFPLSYHSRIRHRDAVIALGYTWIHSLCFSTVATCRSWIGYHHLYASCTLCNVRARGTGTQFIIFTVALHSLTFLLTLIVLCVTYLKVLKVARFHCKRIDVITMQTLVLLVDIHPSVRQKCLEEQKRRRLRATKKISTFIGTFVVCFTPYVITRMVEVFSPGPISPHWGVLSKCLAYSKAASDPFVYSLLRHQYRKTCSHLANKVLKRSTLNSSSLRMENSIGRSDNSNTTNNIQPPTNKPPGQ, encoded by the exons ATGGACGCAGCGGACATAGTTGCTTCCGTGTTGGTTTTGGGGATTATTATCGTCTCGCTGTTGTCCAACGTTGTGGTGCTGATCTGCTTTCTGTACAACCCGGAGATCCGCAAACAGGTACCCGGTCTTTTTATTCTCAACTTGACGTTTTGCAACCTGTTACTTAGCGTGTCCAGCATGCCCCTAACTCTGGTCGGGCTCATCACCAAGGGCCACCCCGGAGGCAGCGGCTTCTGTCAAACTGTGGGTTTCCTTGACACTTTTCTCACCACAAACTCCATGCTCAGCATGGCAGCTCTCAGCATCGATAGATGGGTGGCCGTGGTGTTCCCGCTGAGCTACCACTCAAGAATACGGCACCGGGATGCAGTGATAGCGCTAGGATACACGTGGATACACTCACTTTGCTTCTCCACAGTGGCCACCTGCCGCTCTTGGATCGGGTACCACCACCTTTACGCATCGTGCACTTTGTGCAATGTCAGGGCGAGGGGAACCGGGACGCAATTTATCATTTTCACCGTGGCTTTGCACTCTCTCACTTTCCTCCTGACGCTGATCGTGTTGTGTGTAACGTATCTGAAAGTGTTGAAAGTTGCAAGGTTTCACTGTAAACGCATCGACGTGATCACTATGCAGACGTTGGTGCTGCTTGTGGATATCCACCCCAG TGTGCGCCAGAAATGCTTGGAAGAGCAGAAGCGGAGGAGGCTGAGAGCCACCAAGAAGATCAGTACATTCATCGGCACATTTGTGGTATGCTTCACCCCTTATGTCATTACAAG AATGGTAGAGGTCTTCTCCCCAGGGCCCATAAGCCCTCACTGGGGTGTGCTGTCCAAATGTTTGGCCTACAGCAAGGCAGCAAGCGACCCGTTTGTCTACTCGCTGCTGCGTCACCAGTACAGGAAGACCTGCAGCCATCTGGCTAACAAAGTCCTCAAGAGGAGTACACTCAACTCCTCCTCCCTCAGGATGGAGAACAGCATAGGGAGGAGCGACAACTCCAACACAACCAACAACATCCAACCACCTACCAACAAGCCACCTGGCCAGTGA